Proteins encoded together in one Miscanthus floridulus cultivar M001 chromosome 16, ASM1932011v1, whole genome shotgun sequence window:
- the LOC136511252 gene encoding putative cyclin-F2-1, producing the protein METEAMEPPSPDYLSHRQGGEMMMMDRADLIDKMHRFSTHYDLAPGAFHRAKKINRDERQICLLGAAAIFVAAKYEDKNTVLKINSDHVAMYAGCT; encoded by the exons ATGGAGACAGAGGCCATGGAACCTCCCTCGCCAGACTACCTCAGCCATCGACAGGGAggggagatgatgatgatggaccGCGCCGACCTCATCGACAAGATGCATCGCTTCTCCACACACTACGACCTCGCCCCGGGAGCGTTCCACCGC GCCAAGAAGATCAACCGCGATGAGCGCCAGATTTGCCTCCTCGGCGCCGCAGCCATCTTCGTAGCGGCCAAGTACGAGGACAAGAACACCGTGCTGAAGATCAACTCCGACCACGTCGCCATGTACGCTGGGTGCACCTGA
- the LOC136511827 gene encoding cytochrome b561 and DOMON domain-containing protein At3g61750-like, giving the protein MGGMVASVAATLLVVLGVASVATAQLETCNGDLPPVLAANYSGLACQPVWNNFVLRYHQDKNNVLRIVLSAMYSTGWVGMGFSRDGLMIGSSAMVGWIGKKGLPHIRQFALRGKSSSKVVVDRGFLVSNDHDHTVVVQQAKIYLAFQLRFSYRLTHQHIIMAFGNSIPVKNKLTRHQDKTSFTFDFTTGRASVDGSFPYGLRRAHGALNVFAWGVLMPIGAILARYFRRMDPLWFYLHVGVQFVGFIIGLAGVVAGVALYNKIQADIPAHRGLGIFVLFLGILQILAFFLRPNADSKYRKYWNWYHHWAGRLALFFAAVNIVLGIHVGGADNSWKIGYGFNLAVILVAVIALEFMLWTRWSKNSTSTPTY; this is encoded by the exons ATGGGTGGCATGGTGGCGTCGGTGGCGGCAACGCTGCTCGTCGTCCTTGGCGTGGCGTCGGTGGCGACGGCGCAGTTGGAGACCTGCAACGGCGACCTCCCGCCCGTGCTCGCCGCCAACTACTCCGGACTGGCCTGCCAGCCGGTCTGGAACAACTTCGTGCTCCGG TACCACCAGGACAAGAACAACGTGCTGCGGATCGTGCTGTCGGCGATGTACAGCACGGGGTGGGTGGGCATGGGTTTCTCCAGGGACGGCCTGATGATCGGCTCCAGCGCCATGGTGGGGTGGATCGGCAAGAAGGGGCTCCCCCACATCCGGCAGTTCGCGCTGCGCGGCAAGAGCAGCTCCAAGGTGGTCGTGGACCGCGGCTTCCTCGTCTCCAACGACCACGACCACACCGTGGTGGTGCAGCAGGCCAAGATCTACCTCGCCTTCCAGCTCAGGTTCTCCTACCGCCTCACCCACCAGCACATCATCATGGCCTTCGGCAACAGCATCCCCGTCAAGAACAAGCTCACCAGGCACCAGGACAAGACCTCCTTCACCTTCGATTTCACCACCG GCAGAGCTTCGGTGGACGGGTCGTTCCCCTACGGCCTGCGGCGCGCGCACGGCGCGCTGAACGTGTTCGCGTGGGGCGTGCTGATGCCCATCGGCGCCATCTTGGCGCGCTACTTCCGGCGGATGGACCCGCTGTGGTTCTACCTCCACGTCGGCGTCCAGTTCGTGGGCTTCATCATCGGCCTGGCCGGCGTCGTCGCCGGGGTGGCGCTGTACAACAAGATCCAGGCCGACATCCCCGCGCACAGAGGCCTCGGCATCTTCGTCCTCTTCCTCGGCATCCTGCAGATCCTGGCCTTCTTCCTCCGCCCCAACGCCGACTCTAAGTACCGCAAGTACTGGAACTGGTACCACCACTGGGCGGGGAGGCTCGCGCTCTTCTTCGCTGCCGTCAACATCGTGCTCGGCATCCACGTCGGAGGCGCCGACAACTCGTGGAAGATCGGGTACGGGTTCAACCTGGCCGTCATCCTCGTCGCCGTCATCGCGCTCGAGTTCATGCTGTGGACGAGGTGGTCCAAgaacagcacctccaccccgacgTACTAG
- the LOC136512489 gene encoding kinesin-like protein KIN-10B isoform X1, translating into MEAAAAAATAAPCLPSHSPRVRAAPVRVVARICPGVDPAGSFQVAARVPDPANSSSASVSFIPIIKEATPSGSTTPHKHREYKLDWCYLNDNSDTDIFQNEVKHLVDNIFCGDGRNHACVITCGSIAKTHLVMGSEDHPGLLTLAMERILDCAKPIRATVSVSSYQVLQDSHVFDILEPKDSEVLVREDADGRTHLKGLSKVGINSIQEFQNLCYGSDKLQNPTKASNQARGHRGFIIFISRIDQNGRECSVANMHFLELAGYINNKQNSHGGGFAQPNSKKSLYAVMDVVQSLNSHQSFIPYRKSKVTHILQDSLCKTSGALLIACLDEVSCQDAVSTLSLASRSSQVVNEQCYNLSLSTKGCSKSNVNLSVNAKNLSTSLLPSIQQRSSIVEKFDKTQFNNSAVKAARALNSNKRSETSTHSVKKAVNIVSASTNLKHSGAKSIMKGRNLFFRTTNSSKEDKKDLVTTAVVRPKEVGTSICMEIQALPPIEEKRGDTKNSVISSEMQEVVPCSMKELVSSDVKEEDHSSSAENLYADLGMTCSSNAADKSTEKNLANVIQSSPKISDQLREISNSLKLLSTMPSSIVKQKADIVHAKPFDIVEVEPKTPEIHLKVGHVEDPQESLKARSTGFKKSLAKECLSFINSASKEQLKSLKGIGEKRANFILELREESPEPLKEIDDLRNIIGMSKTEINKMVSGMILDSEMD; encoded by the exons atggaagcagcagcagcagccgccaccGCTGCCCCGTGCCTCCCCTCTCACTCTCCGAGGGTTAGGGCCGCTCCGGTCAGAGTGGTCGCGAGGATTTGCCCCGGCGTGGACCCCGCTGGTTCCTTCCAGGTCGCCGCCCGCGTCCCCGATCCGGCCAATTCCTCCTCCGCTTCCGTCTCCTTCATCCCCATCATCAAGGAGGCCACTCCATCTGG AAGCACGACTCCCCACAAGCATCGCGAGTACAAACTCGATTGGTGCTATCTCAACGACAATTCGGACACAGACATCTTCCAGAATGAGGTTAAACACCTCGTGGATAACATATTTTGCGGCGACGGACGCAACCACGCATGTGTAATCACTTGCGGTTCCATTGCCAAAACCCACCTCGTTATG GGGTCCGAGGATCATCCTGGCTTGCTTACCCTGGCCATGGAGCGAATCCTTGACTGCGCCAAACCCATCAGGGCAACCGTCAGCGTTTCCTCTTATCAGGTGCTTCAAGACAGCCATGTCTTTGATATTTTGGAGCCCAAGGACAGCGAGGTTCTTGTGCGAGAGGATGCCGATGGAAGGACTCACCTCAAGGGCCTCTCCAAG gtTGGAATCAATTCAATTCAGGAGTTTCAGAATTTGTGTTATGGGAGCGACAAGCTCCAAAATCCCACCAAAGCTTCCAACCAAGCTAGAGGGCACCGTGGTTTTATTATTTTCATTTCTAGAATTGATCAGAATGGCAGAGAATGCTCTGTAGCAAATATGCATTTTCTTGAGTTGGCAG GCTATATCAATAACAAGCAAAACAGCCATGGTGGAGGATTTGCTCAACCAAATTCTAAGAAGTCCTTATATGCCGTGATGGATGTTGTGCAATCTCTAAACAGCCACCAGAGCTTCATACCATATAGGAAGAGCAAAGTAACCCATATTTTGCAAGATTCTTTATGCAAGACAAGTGGTGCTTTATTAATAGCATGTTTG GATGAAGTCTCCTGCCAAGATGCAGTCTCTACTCTGAGCTTGGCTTCGCGCTCAAGCCAAGTGGTCAATGAACAGTGCTACAACTTATCCTTAAGCACAAAAGGTTGTTCAAAGTCAAATGTAAACCTTTCAGTAAACGCTAAGAATTTGTCAACGTCATTGTTGCCTTCTATCCAGCAACGAAGTTCTATAGTGGAGAAGTTCGACAAAACTCAATTTAATAACAGTGCAGTAAAAGCAGCTCGAGCTCTCAATTCTAACAAGAG ATCTGAAACAAGCACACATTCAGTGAAAAAAGCTGTAAACATAGTCTCTGCTTCAACTAATTTGAAACACTCCGGTGCTAAGTCTATCATGAAAGGAAG GAATTTGTTTTTTCGAACTACTAATTCATCAAAG GAAGATAAGAAAGATTTGGTGACAACTGCGGTAGTGAGACCTAAG GAGGTAGGGACATCAATTTGCATGGAAATCCAAGCCCTCCCGCCAATTGAG GAGAAACGTGGCGACACAAAAAACAGTGTAATATCATCTGAAATGCAAGAAGTAGTGCCTTGCAGTATGAAAGAACtagtatcaagtgatgtgaaagAAGAG GACCATTCCTCTTCAGCAGAGAACTTGTATGCTGACTTAGGCATGACATGCTCATCTAATGCAGCTG ATAAATCTACtgagaaaaatctagccaatgtTATCCAATCCTCTCCAAAGATAAGTGACCAACTGAGAGAGATATCAAACTCATTGAAGCTTCTCAGTACTATGCCATCGAGCATAGTAAAACAAAAGGCAGATATAGTTCATGCCAAACCCTTTGACATAGTTGAAGTAGAACCAAAAACTCCTGAGATCCACTTAAAAGTTGGGCACGTTGAAGATCCACAAGAGTCACTCAAGGCTCGCAGCACAGGGTTTAAG AAATCCCTGGCTAAAGAGTGTTTGTCGTTTATAAACAGCGCTAGCAA GGAGCAGTTAAAAAGTTTAAAG GGTATTGGAGAGAAAAGGGCAAATTTTATTCTTGAGCTTCGAGAGGAGTCACCAGAGCCATTGAAAGAG ATCGATGATCTTAGAAACATCATTGGGATGAGCAAAACAGAG ATCAATAAGATGGTGTCAGGGATGATTTTGGATTCGGAGATGGACTAG
- the LOC136512489 gene encoding kinesin-like protein KIN-10B isoform X2: MEAAAAAATAAPCLPSHSPRVRAAPVRVVARICPGVDPAGSFQVAARVPDPANSSSASVSFIPIIKEATPSGSTTPHKHREYKLDWCYLNDNSDTDIFQNEVKHLVDNIFCGDGRNHACVITCGSIAKTHLVMGSEDHPGLLTLAMERILDCAKPIRATVSVSSYQVLQDSHVFDILEPKDSEVLVREDADGRTHLKGLSKVGINSIQEFQNLCYGSDKLQNPTKASNQARGHRGFIIFISRIDQNGRECSVANMHFLELAGYINNKQNSHGGGFAQPNSKKSLYAVMDVVQSLNSHQSFIPYRKSKVTHILQDSLCKTSGALLIACLDEVSCQDAVSTLSLASRSSQVVNEQCYNLSLSTKGCSKSNVNLSVNAKNLSTSLLPSIQQRSSIVEKFDKTQFNNSAVKAARALNSNKRSETSTHSVKKAVNIVSASTNLKHSGAKSIMKGRNLFFRTTNSSKEVGTSICMEIQALPPIEEKRGDTKNSVISSEMQEVVPCSMKELVSSDVKEEDHSSSAENLYADLGMTCSSNAADKSTEKNLANVIQSSPKISDQLREISNSLKLLSTMPSSIVKQKADIVHAKPFDIVEVEPKTPEIHLKVGHVEDPQESLKARSTGFKKSLAKECLSFINSASKEQLKSLKGIGEKRANFILELREESPEPLKEIDDLRNIIGMSKTEINKMVSGMILDSEMD; the protein is encoded by the exons atggaagcagcagcagcagccgccaccGCTGCCCCGTGCCTCCCCTCTCACTCTCCGAGGGTTAGGGCCGCTCCGGTCAGAGTGGTCGCGAGGATTTGCCCCGGCGTGGACCCCGCTGGTTCCTTCCAGGTCGCCGCCCGCGTCCCCGATCCGGCCAATTCCTCCTCCGCTTCCGTCTCCTTCATCCCCATCATCAAGGAGGCCACTCCATCTGG AAGCACGACTCCCCACAAGCATCGCGAGTACAAACTCGATTGGTGCTATCTCAACGACAATTCGGACACAGACATCTTCCAGAATGAGGTTAAACACCTCGTGGATAACATATTTTGCGGCGACGGACGCAACCACGCATGTGTAATCACTTGCGGTTCCATTGCCAAAACCCACCTCGTTATG GGGTCCGAGGATCATCCTGGCTTGCTTACCCTGGCCATGGAGCGAATCCTTGACTGCGCCAAACCCATCAGGGCAACCGTCAGCGTTTCCTCTTATCAGGTGCTTCAAGACAGCCATGTCTTTGATATTTTGGAGCCCAAGGACAGCGAGGTTCTTGTGCGAGAGGATGCCGATGGAAGGACTCACCTCAAGGGCCTCTCCAAG gtTGGAATCAATTCAATTCAGGAGTTTCAGAATTTGTGTTATGGGAGCGACAAGCTCCAAAATCCCACCAAAGCTTCCAACCAAGCTAGAGGGCACCGTGGTTTTATTATTTTCATTTCTAGAATTGATCAGAATGGCAGAGAATGCTCTGTAGCAAATATGCATTTTCTTGAGTTGGCAG GCTATATCAATAACAAGCAAAACAGCCATGGTGGAGGATTTGCTCAACCAAATTCTAAGAAGTCCTTATATGCCGTGATGGATGTTGTGCAATCTCTAAACAGCCACCAGAGCTTCATACCATATAGGAAGAGCAAAGTAACCCATATTTTGCAAGATTCTTTATGCAAGACAAGTGGTGCTTTATTAATAGCATGTTTG GATGAAGTCTCCTGCCAAGATGCAGTCTCTACTCTGAGCTTGGCTTCGCGCTCAAGCCAAGTGGTCAATGAACAGTGCTACAACTTATCCTTAAGCACAAAAGGTTGTTCAAAGTCAAATGTAAACCTTTCAGTAAACGCTAAGAATTTGTCAACGTCATTGTTGCCTTCTATCCAGCAACGAAGTTCTATAGTGGAGAAGTTCGACAAAACTCAATTTAATAACAGTGCAGTAAAAGCAGCTCGAGCTCTCAATTCTAACAAGAG ATCTGAAACAAGCACACATTCAGTGAAAAAAGCTGTAAACATAGTCTCTGCTTCAACTAATTTGAAACACTCCGGTGCTAAGTCTATCATGAAAGGAAG GAATTTGTTTTTTCGAACTACTAATTCATCAAAG GAGGTAGGGACATCAATTTGCATGGAAATCCAAGCCCTCCCGCCAATTGAG GAGAAACGTGGCGACACAAAAAACAGTGTAATATCATCTGAAATGCAAGAAGTAGTGCCTTGCAGTATGAAAGAACtagtatcaagtgatgtgaaagAAGAG GACCATTCCTCTTCAGCAGAGAACTTGTATGCTGACTTAGGCATGACATGCTCATCTAATGCAGCTG ATAAATCTACtgagaaaaatctagccaatgtTATCCAATCCTCTCCAAAGATAAGTGACCAACTGAGAGAGATATCAAACTCATTGAAGCTTCTCAGTACTATGCCATCGAGCATAGTAAAACAAAAGGCAGATATAGTTCATGCCAAACCCTTTGACATAGTTGAAGTAGAACCAAAAACTCCTGAGATCCACTTAAAAGTTGGGCACGTTGAAGATCCACAAGAGTCACTCAAGGCTCGCAGCACAGGGTTTAAG AAATCCCTGGCTAAAGAGTGTTTGTCGTTTATAAACAGCGCTAGCAA GGAGCAGTTAAAAAGTTTAAAG GGTATTGGAGAGAAAAGGGCAAATTTTATTCTTGAGCTTCGAGAGGAGTCACCAGAGCCATTGAAAGAG ATCGATGATCTTAGAAACATCATTGGGATGAGCAAAACAGAG ATCAATAAGATGGTGTCAGGGATGATTTTGGATTCGGAGATGGACTAG
- the LOC136512497 gene encoding uncharacterized protein isoform X3, which produces MMGSGMGAYGGAVRPVESAAGETMLLWGLGQPEAHRNNALVRQAAHAFELDACGRRLSLLQSPSSMTTPGVTGAVVWDSGVVLAKFLKHAVDSQRLLLRGTRAVELGSGCGLVGCAAALLGAHVVLTDLPDRLKLLRKNIALNVDDPHVPGSARVTELVWGDDPHHELLKDPLPDFVLGSDVIYNEEPVDDLLATLNQLSGKHTTILLAGELRNDAVLECFLEAAMEDFLIACIEQDQWHPEFRSNRVALFILVRKPEEPSTN; this is translated from the exons ATGATGGGCAGCGGGATGGGCGCGTACGGCGGCGCGGTGCGACCGGTGGAGAGCGCGGCGGGGGAGACGATGCTGCTGTGGGGCCTGGGGCAGCCCGAGGCGCACCGCAACAACGCGCTGGTCCGCCAGGCGGCGCACGCCTTCGAGCTCGATGCCTGTGGGCGGCGCCTGTCCCTGCTGCAGTCCCCCTCCTCCATGACCACCCCGGGGGTCACGGGGGCGGTCGTCTGGGACAGCGGCGTAGTGCTCGCCAAGTTCCTCAAGCACGCCGTCGACTCCCAGCGGCTGCTCCTCCGGGGCACGCGCGCGGTGGAGCTCGGGTCCGGGTGCGGCCTGGTGGGGTGCGCCGCCGCCCTACTGGGCGCTCATGTGGTCCTCACCGACCTCCCTGACCGGCTCAAGCTGCTCAGGAAGAATATCGCCCTCAATGTCGACGACCCCCACGTCCCGGGCTCCGCTCGGGTCACGGAGCTTGTGTGGGGCGACGATCCTCACCATGAATTGCTCAAGGACCCACTGCCCGATTTCG TGCTCGGCTCTGATGTCATATACAATGAGGAACCGGTGGACGATCTCCTGGCCACTCTCAACCAGCTCTCAGGAAAACACACTACGATACTTCTAGCTGGAGAGCTTCGCAACG ATGCTGTGCTGGAGTGCTTCTTGGAGGCAGCAATGGAGGACTTCCTAATTGCTTGCATTGAGCAGGACCAATGGCACCCTGAATTTCGCAGCAACCGTGTAGCCTTGTTTATCTTGGTCAGGAAACCAGAGGAACCTAGCACCAACTAG
- the LOC136512497 gene encoding uncharacterized protein isoform X1 codes for MMGSGMGAYGGAVRPVESAAGETMLLWGLGQPEAHRNNALVRQAAHAFELDACGRRLSLLQSPSSMTTPGVTGAVVWDSGVVLAKFLKHAVDSQRLLLRGTRAVELGSGCGLVGCAAALLGAHVVLTDLPDRLKLLRKNIALNVDDPHVPGSARVTELVWGDDPHHELLKDPLPDFVLGSDVIYNEEPVDDLLATLNQLSGKHTTILLAGELRNGPMAP; via the exons ATGATGGGCAGCGGGATGGGCGCGTACGGCGGCGCGGTGCGACCGGTGGAGAGCGCGGCGGGGGAGACGATGCTGCTGTGGGGCCTGGGGCAGCCCGAGGCGCACCGCAACAACGCGCTGGTCCGCCAGGCGGCGCACGCCTTCGAGCTCGATGCCTGTGGGCGGCGCCTGTCCCTGCTGCAGTCCCCCTCCTCCATGACCACCCCGGGGGTCACGGGGGCGGTCGTCTGGGACAGCGGCGTAGTGCTCGCCAAGTTCCTCAAGCACGCCGTCGACTCCCAGCGGCTGCTCCTCCGGGGCACGCGCGCGGTGGAGCTCGGGTCCGGGTGCGGCCTGGTGGGGTGCGCCGCCGCCCTACTGGGCGCTCATGTGGTCCTCACCGACCTCCCTGACCGGCTCAAGCTGCTCAGGAAGAATATCGCCCTCAATGTCGACGACCCCCACGTCCCGGGCTCCGCTCGGGTCACGGAGCTTGTGTGGGGCGACGATCCTCACCATGAATTGCTCAAGGACCCACTGCCCGATTTCG TGCTCGGCTCTGATGTCATATACAATGAGGAACCGGTGGACGATCTCCTGGCCACTCTCAACCAGCTCTCAGGAAAACACACTACGATACTTCTAGCTGGAGAGCTTCGCAACG GACCAATGGCACCCTGA
- the LOC136512497 gene encoding uncharacterized protein isoform X2 produces MMGSGMGAYGGAVRPVESAAGETMLLWGLGQPEAHRNNALVRQAAHAFELDACGRRLSLLQSPSSMTTPGVTGAVVWDSGVVLAKFLKHAVDSQRLLLRGTRAVELGSGCGLVGCAAALLGAHVVLTDLPDRLKLLRKNIALNVDDPHVPGSARVTELVWGDDPHHELLKDPLPDFVLGSDVIYNEEPVDDLLATLNQLSGKHTTILLAGELRNAMEDFLIACIEQDQWHPEFRSNRVALFILVRKPEEPSTN; encoded by the exons ATGATGGGCAGCGGGATGGGCGCGTACGGCGGCGCGGTGCGACCGGTGGAGAGCGCGGCGGGGGAGACGATGCTGCTGTGGGGCCTGGGGCAGCCCGAGGCGCACCGCAACAACGCGCTGGTCCGCCAGGCGGCGCACGCCTTCGAGCTCGATGCCTGTGGGCGGCGCCTGTCCCTGCTGCAGTCCCCCTCCTCCATGACCACCCCGGGGGTCACGGGGGCGGTCGTCTGGGACAGCGGCGTAGTGCTCGCCAAGTTCCTCAAGCACGCCGTCGACTCCCAGCGGCTGCTCCTCCGGGGCACGCGCGCGGTGGAGCTCGGGTCCGGGTGCGGCCTGGTGGGGTGCGCCGCCGCCCTACTGGGCGCTCATGTGGTCCTCACCGACCTCCCTGACCGGCTCAAGCTGCTCAGGAAGAATATCGCCCTCAATGTCGACGACCCCCACGTCCCGGGCTCCGCTCGGGTCACGGAGCTTGTGTGGGGCGACGATCCTCACCATGAATTGCTCAAGGACCCACTGCCCGATTTCG TGCTCGGCTCTGATGTCATATACAATGAGGAACCGGTGGACGATCTCCTGGCCACTCTCAACCAGCTCTCAGGAAAACACACTACGATACTTCTAGCTGGAGAGCTTCGCAACG CAATGGAGGACTTCCTAATTGCTTGCATTGAGCAGGACCAATGGCACCCTGAATTTCGCAGCAACCGTGTAGCCTTGTTTATCTTGGTCAGGAAACCAGAGGAACCTAGCACCAACTAG